The following are encoded together in the Serratia sp. UGAL515B_01 genome:
- a CDS encoding Ig-like domain-containing protein: protein MKKHVVLSANNPETPKKSRLSMLLAWANIVTQVAFPMSLAYTPAVMAAKKAHTEEEQATANAATRLAGVLASGDPTKQAESIARGAATSSANTAVENWLNQVGSAKVQLNVDDKLTLEGSQVDVLLPLQDTPSLLTFSQLGMRYINDRLTLNAGIGQRHFLDQQMFGYNLFLDRDVQGRHSRIGLGGEYARDYLRIGANGYFGATGWKNSRDLDGFDEKAANGFDIRTEAYLPALPQLGGKLVYEHYFGDEVGLFGKDNRQSDPSAFTVGVNYSPIPLVTLGADHKRGNSGMEETRFNLSFNYALGTPLSQQLDPANVGAKRTLAGSRYELVDRNNEIVLQYREQQLLNVVMAPLMQGDSGQTIALPITVTSKHGVASFEWQADGFTAAGGKIMPKGQGWQAVLPAYSLQGNNSYPISVTVVDKAGNRSAPAQGEIAVTGFGIAATSELTIKNARLPADGRSTTQVELSLKDGSGSPISGIAGQITLDSEFQAPSVANKISPAAASAQQPTPHTIGEITESPDRPGVYLATFTAGSKVGVVKLSANITGATLAVKPATVTLAADNTTATLDKNSLSGKDGSTLANGKDVNTVQLPVKDANGNPIPGYDVTFTVTNPDGTTRQQTVTTDENGIASLPVTSNLAGSVKVEAEIGGLTSSTELSFVADSTTATIDQNGMGAKAGNTVANGTDVNTVQLPVKDANGNPIPGFDVTFTITNPDGSTRQQTVKTDENGIASLPVTSDKAGNVKVEANVGGVTNSTELSFVADSSTAKIEEDGMTAATGNTVANGSDSNTVQLPVKDANGNPIPGFDVTFTVTNPDGSTRQETVTTDANGIASLPVTSDKAGSVKVEANVGGITSSTELSFVADSSTAKIDEDGMTAAAGNTVANGTDSNTVQLPVKDANGNPIPGFDVTFTVTNPDGTTRQQTVTTDANGIASLPVTSDKAGSVKVEAEVGGVTTSTELSFIADSSTAKIDENGMTAAAGDTTANGSDVNTVQLPIKDANGNPIPGFDVTFTVTNPDGSTRQQTVTTDANGIASLPVTSDKAGSVKVEANVGGVTSSTELSFIADSSTAKIEEDGMTAATGNTVANGTDVNTVQLPVKDANGNPLPGFEVTFTVTNPDGSTRQQTVTTDANGIASLPVTSDKAGSVKVEAEVGGVTTSTELSFIADSGTAKIEEDGMTAATGNTVANGTDVNTVQLPVKDANGNPIPGFDVTFTVTNPDGTTRQETVTTDANGIASLPITSDKAGSVKVEAEVGGVTTSTELSFIADSSTAKIEEDGMTAATGNTVANGTDVNTVQLPVKDANGNPIPGFDVTFTVTNPDGTTRQQTVTTDANGIASLPVTSEQAGSVKVEAEVGGVTSSTELSFIADSSTAKIDENGMTAATGNTVANGKDVNTVQLPVKDANGNPIPGFSVTFTVTNPDGSTRQQTVTTDANGIASLPVTSDQAGSVKVEAEVGGVTTSTELSFVADSSTAKIEEDGMTAATGNTVANGTDVNTVQLPVKDANGNPIPGFDVTFTVTNPDGSTRQETVTTDANGIASLPVTSDKAGSVKVEAEVGGVTTSTELSFIADSSTAKIDENGMTAAAGDTTANGTDINTVQLPVKDANGNPIPGFDVTFTVTNPDGSTRQETVTTDANGIASLPVTSEQAGSVKVEAEVGGVTTSTELSFIADSSTAKIEEDGMTAATGNTVANGTDVNTVQLPVKDANGNPIPGFDVTFTVTNPDGSTRQETVTTDANGIASLPVTSEQAGSVKVEAEVGGVTSSTELSFVAGEMTAVNSSLETGATNIVANGTDTTLITLMLKDSNNNPVTGQNVTFSSTLGTLSSVTEGDNGVYTATLTAGVAAGITTLQASVGGNPLSLTTSVTLVPGAVGSEQSTLMPSKASINADDRTGSTLTLTAKDANGNAIKDLDIELVTDLADTEITAVVNNNDGTYTASINGTKAGVASITVLSSGVTLEGLSTAVTITPGAWNAAQSTPVMGVTRQTLDVRQRGNIFMRNYVTLKALPLYDKHGNTISGELIYNLSGAKLTTVTSVASSVNGTDGATIKSDGTATYSPANDAYATEAAAYANRFISTDVTVTVTGIKDDFKTTTVNKVFKLGAG, encoded by the coding sequence GTGAAAAAACACGTCGTACTCTCTGCCAATAATCCAGAGACTCCTAAAAAATCTCGGCTATCCATGCTGTTAGCCTGGGCTAATATTGTCACCCAAGTCGCCTTCCCCATGAGCCTGGCTTATACCCCCGCCGTCATGGCGGCAAAGAAGGCCCATACTGAAGAGGAACAGGCAACGGCCAACGCCGCCACCCGTTTAGCCGGTGTGTTAGCCAGCGGTGACCCAACCAAACAGGCTGAATCTATCGCCCGTGGAGCCGCGACCAGCTCGGCAAACACCGCCGTAGAAAACTGGCTCAATCAGGTTGGCTCCGCCAAAGTACAACTCAATGTGGATGACAAGTTGACGCTTGAAGGCAGCCAGGTCGATGTCCTGTTACCACTGCAAGATACCCCAAGCTTGCTCACTTTCAGCCAGTTAGGCATGCGCTATATCAACGACCGCCTCACCCTTAACGCGGGCATCGGCCAGCGTCATTTCCTCGACCAGCAGATGTTTGGCTATAACCTGTTCCTTGACCGAGACGTTCAAGGGCGCCATTCACGCATTGGTCTTGGCGGCGAATATGCCCGTGATTACCTGCGTATCGGCGCCAACGGCTATTTTGGCGCTACCGGCTGGAAGAACTCACGCGACCTGGACGGGTTTGATGAAAAAGCCGCCAACGGCTTTGATATCCGCACCGAAGCCTATCTGCCCGCTCTGCCACAGCTGGGCGGTAAGCTGGTTTATGAACACTATTTTGGTGATGAAGTCGGCCTGTTTGGCAAAGACAACCGCCAGTCCGACCCGTCGGCCTTTACCGTCGGCGTAAATTACTCCCCTATTCCACTGGTGACCCTCGGTGCTGACCATAAGCGCGGTAACAGTGGCATGGAGGAAACTCGCTTCAACCTCTCCTTCAACTACGCCCTTGGCACCCCCTTGTCGCAGCAGCTTGACCCGGCCAACGTGGGGGCAAAACGTACCCTGGCGGGCAGCCGCTACGAGCTGGTTGACCGTAATAATGAAATTGTTCTGCAATACCGCGAGCAACAGTTACTGAACGTGGTCATGGCCCCGCTGATGCAGGGGGATTCCGGCCAGACGATCGCGTTGCCGATCACCGTCACCAGCAAGCATGGCGTGGCGTCGTTTGAATGGCAGGCCGACGGGTTTACCGCAGCCGGCGGGAAAATCATGCCTAAAGGGCAAGGGTGGCAAGCGGTGCTGCCCGCGTACAGCCTGCAGGGCAATAACAGCTACCCGATCAGTGTCACCGTGGTGGACAAAGCGGGTAACCGTTCTGCCCCTGCTCAGGGGGAAATCGCCGTGACCGGATTCGGTATTGCGGCAACCTCCGAACTGACGATTAAAAATGCCCGCTTGCCGGCCGATGGCCGTTCTACCACGCAGGTAGAATTATCCCTGAAAGACGGCAGCGGCAGCCCCATCAGCGGGATCGCCGGGCAAATCACGTTGGACAGCGAGTTCCAAGCACCATCCGTCGCCAACAAAATCAGCCCGGCTGCGGCTTCAGCGCAGCAACCAACGCCACATACTATCGGTGAGATAACCGAATCCCCAGACCGTCCTGGTGTCTATCTGGCCACCTTTACGGCGGGCAGCAAAGTGGGCGTGGTGAAACTCAGTGCCAACATCACCGGGGCAACCCTCGCCGTGAAACCGGCTACCGTCACCCTGGCGGCAGACAATACGACGGCGACTCTCGATAAAAACAGCCTGTCTGGCAAAGACGGCAGCACCCTGGCCAACGGCAAGGATGTGAACACCGTACAACTGCCGGTCAAAGACGCCAACGGCAATCCGATCCCCGGCTATGACGTCACCTTTACCGTCACCAACCCGGATGGCACGACTCGCCAGCAGACGGTGACCACCGATGAGAACGGCATCGCCTCTCTGCCGGTGACCAGCAACCTGGCAGGCAGCGTGAAGGTCGAAGCAGAAATCGGCGGCTTGACCAGCAGCACCGAACTGAGCTTTGTCGCCGACAGCACCACCGCCACCATCGACCAGAACGGCATGGGGGCAAAAGCAGGCAATACCGTCGCCAACGGCACCGACGTCAACACCGTGCAACTGCCAGTGAAAGACGCCAACGGCAACCCGATCCCCGGCTTTGACGTGACCTTTACCATCACCAACCCGGACGGTTCAACCCGTCAGCAGACGGTGAAAACCGACGAGAACGGTATCGCCTCTCTGCCGGTGACCAGCGATAAAGCCGGCAACGTGAAGGTAGAAGCCAACGTGGGCGGCGTGACCAACAGCACCGAACTGAGCTTCGTGGCTGACAGCAGCACGGCGAAGATCGAGGAAGACGGCATGACCGCGGCAACAGGTAATACCGTGGCCAACGGCAGCGACAGCAACACCGTGCAATTACCGGTCAAGGATGCCAACGGCAACCCGATCCCCGGCTTTGACGTCACCTTTACCGTGACCAATCCGGACGGCTCTACCCGTCAGGAGACCGTGACCACCGATGCCAACGGTATCGCTTCTCTGCCGGTGACCAGCGACAAAGCGGGCAGCGTGAAGGTCGAAGCCAACGTGGGCGGTATAACCAGCAGCACTGAACTGAGCTTTGTAGCCGACAGCAGCACGGCGAAGATCGATGAAGACGGCATGACCGCAGCGGCGGGTAACACCGTGGCCAACGGCACCGACAGCAACACCGTGCAACTGCCAGTGAAAGACGCCAACGGTAACCCGATCCCCGGCTTTGACGTCACCTTTACCGTCACTAACCCGGACGGCACTACCCGTCAGCAGACCGTGACCACCGATGCCAACGGTATCGCTTCTCTGCCGGTGACCAGCGACAAAGCGGGCAGCGTGAAAGTAGAAGCAGAAGTCGGCGGCGTAACGACCAGCACTGAACTGAGCTTTATTGCCGACAGCAGCACGGCGAAGATCGATGAGAACGGCATGACCGCAGCAGCGGGTGACACCACCGCCAACGGCAGCGACGTCAACACCGTGCAGTTACCGATCAAAGACGCCAACGGCAACCCGATCCCCGGCTTTGACGTCACCTTTACCGTGACCAATCCGGACGGCTCAACCCGTCAGCAGACGGTGACCACCGATGCCAACGGTATCGCTTCTCTGCCGGTCACCAGCGATAAAGCCGGCAGCGTGAAGGTCGAAGCCAACGTGGGCGGCGTCACCAGCAGCACTGAACTGAGCTTTATTGCCGACAGCAGCACGGCGAAGATCGAGGAAGACGGCATGACCGCGGCAACAGGTAATACCGTGGCCAACGGCACCGACGTCAACACCGTACAACTGCCGGTCAAAGACGCCAACGGCAACCCGCTCCCCGGCTTTGAGGTGACCTTTACCGTCACCAACCCGGACGGCTCTACCCGTCAGCAGACCGTGACCACCGATGCCAACGGTATCGCTTCTCTGCCGGTGACCAGCGACAAAGCAGGCAGCGTCAAAGTGGAAGCAGAAGTCGGCGGTGTGACGACCAGCACTGAACTGAGCTTTATTGCTGACAGCGGCACGGCGAAGATCGAGGAAGACGGCATGACCGCGGCAACAGGTAATACCGTGGCCAACGGCACTGACGTCAACACCGTGCAATTACCGGTCAAGGATGCCAACGGCAACCCGATCCCCGGCTTTGACGTCACCTTTACCGTGACCAATCCGGATGGCACCACCCGTCAGGAGACCGTGACCACCGATGCCAACGGTATCGCTTCTCTGCCGATCACCAGCGACAAAGCGGGCAGCGTGAAAGTAGAAGCAGAAGTCGGCGGCGTAACGACCAGCACTGAACTGAGCTTTATTGCCGACAGCAGCACGGCGAAGATCGAGGAAGACGGCATGACTGCGGCAACAGGTAATACCGTGGCCAACGGCACTGACGTCAACACCGTGCAGTTACCGGTCAAGGATGCCAACGGCAACCCGATCCCCGGCTTTGACGTGACCTTTACCGTGACTAACCCGGATGGCACCACCCGTCAGCAGACGGTGACCACCGATGCCAACGGTATCGCCTCTCTGCCAGTGACCAGCGAACAAGCGGGCAGCGTGAAAGTAGAAGCAGAAGTCGGCGGCGTCACCAGCAGCACCGAGCTGAGCTTTATTGCTGACAGCAGCACGGCGAAGATCGATGAAAACGGCATGACCGCGGCAACGGGTAATACCGTGGCCAACGGCAAGGATGTGAATACCGTGCAGTTACCGGTCAAAGATGCTAACGGTAACCCGATCCCCGGCTTTAGCGTCACCTTTACCGTCACCAACCCGGACGGCTCTACCCGTCAGCAGACCGTGACCACCGATGCCAACGGTATCGCTTCTCTGCCGGTCACCAGCGACCAAGCGGGCAGCGTCAAAGTGGAAGCAGAAGTCGGCGGCGTGACGACCAGCACTGAACTGAGCTTTGTGGCCGACAGCAGCACGGCGAAGATCGAGGAAGACGGCATGACCGCGGCAACAGGTAATACCGTGGCCAACGGCACTGACGTCAACACCGTGCAATTACCGGTCAAGGATGCCAACGGCAACCCGATCCCCGGCTTTGACGTCACCTTTACCGTCACCAATCCGGACGGCTCAACCCGTCAGGAGACCGTGACCACCGATGCCAACGGTATCGCTTCTCTGCCGGTGACCAGCGACAAAGCGGGCAGCGTGAAAGTAGAAGCAGAAGTCGGCGGCGTAACGACCAGCACTGAACTGAGCTTTATTGCTGACAGCAGCACGGCGAAGATCGATGAGAACGGCATGACCGCAGCAGCGGGTGACACCACCGCCAACGGCACCGACATCAACACCGTGCAACTGCCGGTGAAAGATGCCAACGGCAACCCGATCCCCGGCTTTGACGTCACCTTTACCGTGACCAACCCGGACGGCTCTACCCGTCAGGAGACCGTGACCACCGATGCCAACGGTATCGCTTCTCTGCCAGTCACCAGCGAACAAGCGGGCAGCGTGAAAGTAGAAGCAGAAGTCGGCGGCGTAACGACCAGCACTGAACTGAGCTTTATTGCTGACAGCAGCACGGCGAAGATCGAGGAAGACGGCATGACCGCGGCAACAGGTAATACCGTGGCCAACGGCACCGACGTGAATACCGTGCAATTACCGGTCAAGGATGCCAACGGCAACCCGATCCCCGGCTTTGACGTCACCTTTACCGTGACCAATCCGGACGGCTCAACCCGTCAGGAGACCGTGACCACCGATGCCAACGGTATCGCTTCTCTGCCGGTCACCAGCGAACAAGCGGGCAGCGTGAAAGTGGAAGCAGAAGTCGGCGGCGTCACCAGCAGCACTGAACTGAGCTTTGTAGCAGGCGAGATGACAGCTGTAAACTCGAGTCTGGAGACTGGAGCAACCAATATCGTGGCAAACGGGACGGATACAACGCTGATTACGTTGATGCTGAAAGATAGCAACAATAACCCGGTAACCGGTCAGAACGTCACCTTTAGCAGTACGTTGGGTACGTTAAGTAGCGTGACCGAAGGCGACAACGGGGTCTATACCGCGACGTTGACCGCAGGTGTGGCAGCGGGTATTACAACACTGCAGGCCAGCGTGGGTGGCAATCCACTGAGCTTGACAACCAGCGTCACATTAGTGCCAGGAGCGGTAGGCAGTGAACAATCGACGTTAATGCCAAGCAAAGCTAGCATTAATGCCGATGACCGCACGGGCTCTACGCTTACCCTTACTGCCAAAGATGCGAACGGCAATGCCATTAAGGATCTGGATATTGAGTTGGTTACCGACCTGGCTGACACCGAGATAACAGCAGTGGTTAACAACAATGACGGTACTTATACCGCAAGTATCAATGGTACCAAGGCCGGCGTTGCCAGCATTACCGTGTTATCTTCCGGTGTTACGTTAGAGGGGCTGTCAACAGCAGTGACAATAACGCCAGGGGCATGGAATGCCGCGCAATCCACTCCCGTTATGGGGGTGACTAGACAGACTCTCGATGTAAGGCAAAGAGGTAACATTTTCATGAGAAACTATGTGACCCTCAAAGCACTACCGTTATACGACAAGCACGGCAATACCATTTCAGGAGAGTTGATTTATAACCTCAGTGGTGCAAAACTCACAACTGTGACGTCGGTGGCATCTAGTGTAAATGGTACTGATGGGGCAACAATCAAGAGCGATGGAACAGCTACTTATTCTCCTGCCAATGATGCTTATGCGACTGAGGCAGCGGCCTACGCGAATAGGTTTATCAGTACCGATGTTACAGTCACAGTAACGGGCATTAAAGATGATTTCAAAACGACGACAGTGAATAAGGTATTTAAATTGGGGGCTGGCTAA
- a CDS encoding LysR substrate-binding domain-containing protein: protein MKELPKINQLRDFQAIIHYGNVRAAAQALFKTQPAMTKSIQELERILGVTLLARGPQGMVLTEMGRVFEPRVNTLLNDLERAVDELHQLSEQSQGNVTFGCSHLPAFSVLPSLINAFQEKNPSANITIVEGQLCELIAPIRLGRLDFYIGIESPEISMNEFTVESCFNTEFCIIAKKGHQLSNCRSLSELKGAKWFFPSTRSGYFKGLEDFIFPNGKEDKNIVIYGDSLVIGEQLTLNEDYLFIAPKATLEISSIKDLITRVPIKEKLPDALYILLYRQQQGLTPLARQLIDKVKQACFCLLTDKNQ from the coding sequence ATGAAAGAACTGCCAAAAATCAATCAGCTCAGGGATTTTCAGGCAATTATCCATTATGGAAACGTCAGAGCCGCAGCGCAGGCTCTGTTTAAAACTCAGCCTGCGATGACCAAAAGCATTCAGGAGTTAGAACGGATACTGGGGGTAACCTTACTTGCCAGAGGCCCACAAGGCATGGTATTAACCGAGATGGGGCGCGTTTTTGAACCCAGGGTCAACACGTTGCTTAACGATCTGGAAAGAGCCGTAGACGAGCTGCATCAACTGAGTGAACAATCTCAGGGCAATGTCACTTTTGGCTGTTCACACCTCCCCGCTTTTAGTGTGCTTCCCTCTTTGATTAATGCGTTTCAAGAGAAAAACCCGAGTGCAAATATTACGATTGTCGAGGGACAACTTTGCGAGTTAATTGCCCCAATACGCCTGGGGCGATTAGATTTTTACATTGGTATTGAGTCACCTGAAATATCGATGAATGAATTTACGGTTGAAAGCTGCTTCAATACGGAATTTTGTATCATTGCAAAAAAAGGACATCAGCTCTCTAACTGCCGTTCATTAAGTGAATTGAAAGGGGCAAAATGGTTTTTTCCGAGCACAAGAAGTGGATACTTTAAGGGTTTGGAAGATTTTATTTTTCCAAATGGCAAAGAAGACAAGAATATTGTGATTTATGGTGACTCGCTAGTCATTGGTGAACAACTTACTTTAAATGAGGACTATCTTTTTATTGCTCCCAAAGCAACCCTTGAGATTTCTTCTATCAAAGACCTTATAACAAGGGTGCCAATAAAAGAGAAACTGCCTGATGCGCTATACATCTTACTTTATAGACAACAACAGGGATTAACTCCGCTGGCCAGACAACTGATAGATAAAGTTAAGCAGGCATGCTTCTGTCTGCTGACTGATAAAAACCAGTGA
- a CDS encoding MFS transporter, whose protein sequence is MENRVNKTPIKNSNRYLQILLLTIAGGAIYPMLYLRQIYQDTMIHAFNISHVQLGELYSVMGLLFFICYTPSGWLADKIKPMKLITLSLLGTGLLGLWYSTLPSYTALLIIFSGWGVTTGLTFWGAVMKRIKLLASKNEAGRFYGIYDGGRGLVESILASIALYIFSVTVGPDDTNIVQGLVYVIHMYSWFCIFLAGVCFICISFESKQPEEKEEKQAKVNNKSLLKDLGYILRQPEVWLIAIIISSGYHLFWSTYSFSGYLQSGGWGLTAVMAGTITTIKLWLRPVGGVGGGFLGDKFGNIKVLTHALTLSALGLVGLICIPSVNLPANVVVGFCIFFILFVGLLTYAVRGLYWAIIENLKVPESKLGLAIGVISAIGYCPDIFIPLINGYIMDYAPDQKTGYQLYFSYTVVMACFGIVACYVLKQRVSVRPAPAVTPVTVE, encoded by the coding sequence ATGGAAAATAGAGTAAATAAAACACCAATAAAAAACAGCAACAGATATCTGCAAATATTGCTGTTGACCATCGCAGGTGGGGCAATCTACCCTATGCTATATTTAAGGCAAATCTACCAGGATACGATGATCCATGCCTTTAATATCTCCCATGTACAACTCGGTGAGTTATATTCTGTTATGGGGCTTTTATTCTTTATCTGCTATACGCCCAGTGGCTGGTTAGCTGATAAAATAAAACCGATGAAATTGATCACTTTATCTCTATTAGGGACAGGGTTATTAGGTTTGTGGTATAGCACCTTGCCTTCGTACACAGCGCTACTGATTATCTTTTCAGGTTGGGGAGTGACAACCGGGCTAACCTTCTGGGGCGCAGTGATGAAACGCATCAAACTGCTGGCTTCCAAAAATGAAGCGGGGCGTTTCTATGGTATCTATGATGGAGGCCGTGGTTTAGTTGAGTCAATTCTGGCCAGTATTGCGCTCTATATTTTCTCGGTAACGGTGGGCCCGGACGATACAAATATCGTTCAAGGATTGGTTTATGTTATTCACATGTATTCCTGGTTTTGCATTTTTTTAGCAGGCGTATGTTTTATCTGTATCTCTTTCGAAAGCAAACAGCCTGAAGAGAAAGAAGAGAAACAGGCTAAAGTAAACAATAAAAGTTTACTCAAGGATCTCGGTTATATTTTACGGCAGCCTGAAGTGTGGTTGATCGCCATCATTATTTCCTCTGGCTACCATTTATTCTGGTCCACTTACAGTTTCTCTGGGTATTTACAGTCCGGCGGTTGGGGCTTGACTGCGGTGATGGCAGGCACGATCACGACCATAAAACTGTGGTTACGCCCGGTAGGTGGCGTTGGCGGTGGCTTTTTGGGCGACAAGTTTGGGAATATCAAAGTATTAACCCACGCGCTGACGTTGAGTGCGTTAGGGTTGGTAGGGCTGATCTGTATCCCTTCAGTCAACTTACCGGCGAATGTTGTCGTCGGGTTCTGCATTTTCTTTATTCTCTTTGTGGGTCTGCTGACTTATGCCGTACGTGGTCTGTATTGGGCGATTATAGAGAATCTGAAAGTGCCAGAAAGTAAACTCGGCCTGGCAATTGGGGTGATTTCAGCCATCGGATATTGCCCAGACATCTTTATTCCGCTGATCAATGGCTACATTATGGACTATGCCCCAGACCAGAAAACGGGCTATCAACTATACTTCAGTTATACCGTTGTTATGGCCTGTTTCGGTATCGTTGCCTGCTATGTGCTGAAGCAACGTGTCAGCGTGCGGCCTGCACCTGCGGTAACGCCGGTGACTGTCGAATAA
- a CDS encoding FGGY-family carbohydrate kinase: MKNLLMGIDSGSQSTKVGLFDQQGNEICYGSDLLKSTETPAPGVVYHPGDDLWESLLRAVENCLDNFTGDRSQILGIGLCTIRCCRVLLDEKGDLAEPVISWMDMRMSQPYIHQNEAVKYVTTTSGYLGFRLTGSFKDSCSNQEVYWPMDWQTLQWADDAEIQSQGLKRSQLFELIKPGESYGPLRSELSERFGLRSDIHVFATGNDKAVEVLGAGIDTADEIMISLGTFISAMLYRHDYYSNAETFFPTLACEPFKYVYESTGIRRGMWTVSWFKNLAGEDISKIAEMENISEEDVLNRIAESIAPGSEGLITLLDWLSPPSHQFRKGVMFGFDQRHTKYHIYRSILEAIAYTIKNNIDLMLKEISSSINTIYVIGGGAKSDVLVQIICDLFGKETYTLKANSSACLGAAMCAAVGLGLVEDFNHAKREMVHIKKKYSPNQENHIYYDGINSNVYTKIRDYTDPLLSEVHKFLNKAST, from the coding sequence ATGAAAAATCTATTAATGGGTATTGATAGTGGTTCACAAAGTACCAAAGTAGGTCTTTTTGACCAACAGGGAAATGAAATTTGTTATGGCAGCGATTTATTAAAGAGTACTGAAACACCCGCACCGGGTGTTGTTTATCATCCTGGAGACGATCTCTGGGAAAGCTTGTTACGAGCCGTAGAGAATTGTCTTGATAACTTCACTGGCGATCGGAGCCAGATTTTGGGAATAGGGTTATGTACTATTCGCTGTTGCAGGGTTTTACTGGATGAAAAAGGCGACCTGGCTGAACCTGTCATCAGTTGGATGGACATGCGTATGTCACAACCCTATATTCACCAAAATGAGGCAGTGAAATATGTGACTACGACCTCCGGTTATCTGGGTTTTAGGCTCACTGGCTCCTTTAAAGACAGCTGTTCCAACCAGGAAGTATATTGGCCGATGGATTGGCAAACTTTACAGTGGGCTGATGACGCTGAAATCCAATCTCAGGGGTTAAAGCGCAGCCAACTTTTCGAATTGATCAAGCCAGGTGAAAGTTACGGCCCACTGAGGTCGGAACTGTCTGAGCGTTTTGGTCTACGTTCGGATATTCACGTATTTGCTACAGGCAATGACAAAGCAGTAGAAGTGTTGGGTGCGGGTATTGACACTGCGGATGAAATTATGATCTCGTTGGGGACATTTATTTCAGCCATGCTCTATCGTCATGATTATTACTCTAATGCCGAGACTTTCTTCCCAACCCTAGCATGTGAACCTTTTAAGTATGTCTACGAATCCACAGGGATCAGACGTGGCATGTGGACGGTCAGTTGGTTTAAAAATCTGGCTGGTGAAGATATCAGCAAGATCGCAGAGATGGAAAACATCAGCGAAGAGGACGTATTAAACCGTATTGCTGAATCGATTGCACCCGGTTCTGAGGGGTTGATAACCCTTCTTGACTGGTTGAGCCCACCTAGCCACCAATTCCGTAAAGGAGTTATGTTTGGTTTTGATCAGCGGCATACGAAATATCATATCTACCGTTCTATTTTGGAGGCGATTGCGTACACGATAAAAAATAATATTGATTTAATGCTCAAGGAAATCTCCTCCTCAATTAATACTATTTATGTTATCGGTGGCGGGGCAAAAAGTGATGTTTTAGTACAGATTATCTGTGATCTGTTTGGTAAAGAAACCTATACCCTTAAGGCAAATAGCTCTGCTTGCCTTGGTGCTGCCATGTGTGCTGCTGTTGGATTAGGGCTGGTGGAAGATTTTAATCACGCCAAAAGAGAAATGGTTCATATTAAGAAAAAATACTCCCCTAATCAGGAAAACCATATTTACTATGATGGCATTAATAGCAATGTGTATACCAAAATAAGAGACTACACCGATCCTCTTCTATCAGAGGTTCATAAATTCCTTAATAAAGCATCAACGTAA